The sequence AAGTTCTGTGAtcaaagaagaacaagaaagagCCTAATAAGATCATTTACACAAGTAACCAAACCCAACAAACCAGACTCACAAATGTTTCAATCAGTGTCCGAATCAGACGAGGATTTGTTTCCATCAGTAGGGGTGGTGGTCGTATCTCCTTTCTTCTGCGCTGCATCTTGTTCTTTTTCATAAGCCTTGACAATGTCATCAACAGGAACCAAAGGAAGATAACCAACCACAGGGTAACCCATCTTGGTCATGTCAGTCACCAAACCGTTGTACTTACCAGACAAGTTTGCAGCCAGTGGCAAAGCTTTGTTTCCCACTGCATGAATAGGTTTGTACCGGTTGAGTTTAACCCAGACTTTAACCGAGTTAGTCACAACGAAGTACTTGTACTCAGTTGCAGCATAGTTAAAGGCAGCTTTAGGACCACCGGTACGAGCCTCTTTCACAAAGCTTTGAGCCTTCTCTGTAGTCATCTGGATCAGTACATGTGCTTGACTCACTACTTGCTTAGCCAGTGGAGGAGCATGCTTATCAAACTTGTTCGAAACTTCACCTACCTAGAAAGCAAACAAAGTAACTAGGTCATCAGATCTACTAATCAAGAACATGGAAGGAGATTTGAAACTGGGTTTACCTTATGATCAAGAAAGAGGAGGAGAGTATCTGGAACATCTTTGAATTTGTTGAAGACAGGGGTGACGACGGTGGTGACGGCTCCTTCCACCTTTCCCACGGCCGGTTTAAGAGGACCGGAGTTTTGTTTGGCGTAGTCGTAGAGGTTTGAGAGGCTAACAAGAACCTGGATCGCTGCAACTCTCACGAACCCTAGGTGGTTAAGCCCTAGCTCCTTGCTGTTCTTTTTCTCTGTTTCCATCTACACACCAAAGAAACAACTCAACAGCTCTTCACCTAGTTCTCTTTTGCTGTGTGTTGAGCTCTTTAGATTTGGTTCAGAAGTCTCTTGCCTGTCACACTACTAGTGGTCTCTATATTGTGTTAAAAAGCAGTAAAGTATCTTTCACATCAGGTTGAGGATTGGTTGTAAAACGAAAGGGATGGACTTAGTCCACGTGATCTAACGGTTGAGAATAAATCTGGTGAGGTTGGGCCTTGAAAGAAAATCATTTTCTTGAGTATCGTGTCGTGTCTAGATGCTTCGCTGTGGGCTCCGCGCGACGTAAATATTCAAGGAGATACCGACAAGGACACGTGTATACTTCCGACTGCATGGTGATTGTGTAAAATtctttaaggtttttttttttggtcgacaAATTCTTTAAGGTTTTATGTTTGGAACTTTGGATTACCAGTAGTTAACAAATTAAATTCTTGAAAAGGAAATAATTCTACTTCATTACTATATTTGAAGCAGTCGGTGCATTAGAAAAGTCCACGATAGCTTACAAATTTATTATCTTCCCAAAAACCATAAGAtatcttatctattaaaacaaaaatcatgattttgttcatgtgtaattttttttatttagaccatttcttaatttcttaaaaattattataacaaTGCTAATCTTTTTTGGTACAAGTATATTGCATTATTCAGTCACCaatccattttttaaaaaatatcgcTTAAAATAGGGACTTACAGAATCATTTAATGAATTCGACCCATTATTCAGTTACCAACCCCCatataaaaacttttatttatcctcacagaaaaatataaaaataaaattacatcatataaatataatatgagATAACTGAACgtacccatgaattcaaaagttCTGCATCAGAGAAATTATCTTATCactgtgattttttttattcggACCGTttcttaatttcttaaaaaatattataacaatgCTAATCTTTTTTGGTACAAGTATATTGCATTATTCAGTTACCaatccatttaaaaaaataagcaTCGCTTAAAAATATGGACTTACAGAATCATCTAATGAATCCAACCCAATATTTAGTTACCAACCCATATAACAACTTTTATTTATCCtcacagaaaaatataaaaataaaattgcatcatataaatataatatgagAATAACTGAACGTACCCATGAGTTCAAAAGTTCTGCATATCAgagaaattattttattttacatgcacacacaatatatattattctatATAGTATTCATACAAATTGTATATATGCTATCTTTCATGTTCGAAAATACATAACGAGTAACTGTAGCCTGTAGGGTGTACC comes from Brassica rapa cultivar Chiifu-401-42 chromosome A02, CAAS_Brap_v3.01, whole genome shotgun sequence and encodes:
- the LOC103852398 gene encoding REF/SRPP-like protein At1g67360; the protein is METEKKNSKELGLNHLGFVRVAAIQVLVSLSNLYDYAKQNSGPLKPAVGKVEGAVTTVVTPVFNKFKDVPDTLLLFLDHKVGEVSNKFDKHAPPLAKQVVSQAHVLIQMTTEKAQSFVKEARTGGPKAAFNYAATEYKYFVVTNSVKVWVKLNRYKPIHAVGNKALPLAANLSGKYNGLVTDMTKMGYPVVGYLPLVPVDDIVKAYEKEQDAAQKKGDTTTTPTDGNKSSSDSDTD